The Candidatus Falkowbacteria bacterium genome includes the window CCACAATTTGTTCTTTCTTCGCAATATAATCGCGCATCACTTGAAGCGCTTCTTTATCACCAGCTTCAGCTTTTACTTTAAGTTCAGCAAAGCCTAAGCCACCTGAAAGCACTTCCAACTCAGACATTAATTTATCAAAATGTCGTTGCTGACTTTCAGTGAAGTTAGCGTGGAGAGATTTTTCAGTTAATTGTTGGGATTCTGGGTTTAGCATGTGAGGTAAACGTTAACCAATCTCCTGCTGATTATCAATATACGGCTGAAGAACTTCTGGAACTTGAATTTTACCATCCTTGGTTTGATAAATTTCCATTAACGGAATCAAAACTCTTGGTGTAGCTACAACTGTATTATTTAATGTATGACAAAAATGAATTTGACCTTCACTGTCTTTATATCGAAGATTTAATCGACGTGATTGAAAGTCCAGCAAAGCTGATGCACTATGAGTTTCACCATAGCCCTCTCGACTAGGCATCCAGGTCTCAATATCATTCATATAATATTTACCTTGTCCCATGTCACCAGTACAAATATTCAAAACTCGGAATGGTAACTTTAGACTTTGCATAAACTCTTTTGAATTGTTCAATAATTCAGCATGCATTTCCATAGATACCTTCTCATCATTTTTGCAAATAACAAACTGCTCAATCTTCATAAACTGATGAACTCTGTACAAACCATGAGTATCTTTTCCATAAGAACCTGCTTCACGGCGAAAACAAACTGAAAAGCCGGCGTAACGAAGTGGTAAATCTTCTTCTTTTAAAATCTCATTAGCATGATATGAACCAATAGCAACTTCAGATGTACCAACTAAATATTTGTCATCTTTTTCCAGGTGATAGGTTTCATCCTCTGATCCAGGGAAAAAGCCAGTGCCTCTCATAGCAGCTTCATTAACAATCACTGGTACATTCATCAGAGTATAACCTTTGCGAGAAATGAAATCTTCTGCATATTTAAGAACTGCGGCTTCCAATCGCGC containing:
- the serS gene encoding serine--tRNA ligase, with product MLDIKYIRENKEQLKQIARHKNIQVDIDKLLQLDEKRRKLTQQLEELRTRKNQVSKQIPQMQESEKQQAFVEMKEVSALQDEIEGKLKPLLTEYENLMLSVPMYIHENVPIGADESGNIEIEKVGEPTKFDFPPKDHMTLGADLDIIDNERAVKIGGSRSYLLKGDGARLEAAVLKYAEDFISRKGYTLMNVPVIVNEAAMRGTGFFPGSEDETYHLEKDDKYLVGTSEVAIGSYHANEILKEEDLPLRYAGFSVCFRREAGSYGKDTHGLYRVHQFMKIEQFVICKNDEKVSMEMHAELLNNSKEFMQSLKLPFRVLNICTGDMGQGKYYMNDIETWMPSREGYGETHSASALLDFQSRRLNLRYKDSEGQIHFCHTLNNTVVATPRVLIPLMEIYQTKDGKIQVPEVLQPYIDNQQEIG